In one Saccharibacillus brassicae genomic region, the following are encoded:
- a CDS encoding carbohydrate ABC transporter permease: MASYKRIKLGLSHLLLLVTSLVMMYPIFWWVGASLKTNEEMSSANLFPKIPHWENFTEGWVSVPNFSFTHFYINTFELVLGVLFTSVISCSLVAFAFARLDFPLRKLWFSIMLVTLMLPTQVTIVPQYVMFSKWGWVDTYLPFYIPHLLAGGIGGPFFIYLLVQFMRSVPRELDEAAKIDGCSWFGIYWRIMIPLVKPALVTVAIYAFLWNWDDFFGQMIYINNIENYTINLALKLFIDSQGSVPWGQMLAMSLLSITPSVLIFFLAQKHFVEGISAGALKG; encoded by the coding sequence TCTGGTGGGTAGGCGCGTCGCTCAAGACGAACGAAGAGATGAGCTCCGCCAACCTGTTCCCCAAAATTCCGCATTGGGAAAACTTCACGGAAGGCTGGGTGTCCGTTCCGAACTTCAGCTTTACCCACTTTTATATCAACACGTTTGAGCTGGTGCTCGGCGTCCTGTTCACCAGCGTCATCTCCTGCAGCCTCGTCGCCTTCGCGTTCGCGAGACTCGATTTTCCGTTAAGAAAGCTGTGGTTCTCGATCATGCTCGTGACGCTGATGCTGCCTACCCAGGTGACGATCGTCCCGCAGTACGTCATGTTCAGCAAATGGGGTTGGGTCGATACGTACCTGCCGTTCTACATCCCCCATCTGCTCGCCGGAGGGATCGGCGGTCCGTTCTTCATCTACCTGCTGGTGCAGTTTATGCGATCGGTACCGAGAGAGCTGGATGAAGCGGCCAAAATAGACGGATGTTCGTGGTTCGGCATCTACTGGCGCATCATGATCCCGCTCGTCAAGCCCGCTCTGGTCACGGTAGCGATCTACGCGTTCCTCTGGAATTGGGATGACTTCTTCGGACAGATGATCTATATTAATAACATCGAAAATTACACGATCAATCTGGCGCTGAAGTTGTTTATCGACTCTCAAGGTTCCGTTCCATGGGGACAAATGTTGGCTATGTCGCTGCTTTCCATTACGCCTTCCGTGTTGATTTTCTTTTTGGCGCAGAAGCATTTCGTGGAAGGGATATCCGCCGGCGCACTAAAAGGATAA
- a CDS encoding cache domain-containing sensor histidine kinase, giving the protein MRVNPFKTFRIDVVFFFGFAVIVVGFVGLIVLFSYVNGSREIASNTSYYQQKLLVELHKKLNTYLQDIEQSSNTAALNFSDDRDDLLTGSPYERLRSQTEIRQQLNNYVFSMSALQSIHVYSDLKPSYNIQDYVQFLSLEQLEQEEWYDELRQSDDVWLGERSIRTNDGEQPVIGFARRVYNQFNRASAVIVFNVSAPVFQSLITTEDQRSSLALFDETGRLITHSGSDDFFIRSEQEIKNQLMSQEAGAKRAGDEFVVWSSSPDSKWSLVEITSWKQITAANLKQTQVILTMGLITIVLLLLLTVFLSRQFIKPVSLLLRAMSAFSLTHKTALPQDYRNEFGELFQGYEDLTLRIEQLYGRLDEQHKKRRASEMKTLQMMINPHFLYNSLDQVNWMAIEADQPRISRMLSHLAQFFRLALSNSDSLVTLSEELAHIESYLAFQQIRWEERLRYRFEIEEAATGLYVPKILLQPFIENAFIHGFHGRQEALLVIRAEIRENRLKITIKDDGSGLAAGWQQQRSAKGGYGLRNVRERIEALFGEAFGFTLNASPEGGTEALLTLPLLPTNTFDQTDKGGSEDVENSNRR; this is encoded by the coding sequence ATGCGGGTCAACCCGTTCAAGACGTTTCGTATAGACGTCGTTTTCTTTTTCGGTTTTGCCGTGATCGTGGTCGGCTTTGTGGGTCTCATCGTTTTGTTCAGCTATGTCAACGGTTCAAGGGAGATCGCGAGCAACACGTCTTACTATCAGCAGAAACTGTTGGTCGAACTGCACAAGAAGCTGAATACCTATCTTCAGGACATCGAGCAGAGCTCCAATACGGCCGCGCTGAATTTCAGCGACGACCGCGACGACCTGCTGACCGGCAGTCCGTACGAACGGCTGCGCAGCCAGACCGAAATCCGCCAGCAGTTGAACAATTACGTGTTCAGCATGTCCGCGCTTCAATCCATCCATGTCTACTCCGACCTCAAGCCGTCTTACAACATCCAGGATTACGTGCAGTTTCTCTCGCTTGAGCAGCTCGAACAGGAAGAGTGGTACGACGAACTTCGCCAATCCGATGACGTATGGTTGGGCGAGCGTTCGATCCGGACCAACGACGGCGAGCAGCCCGTGATCGGTTTCGCGCGACGTGTCTACAACCAATTCAACCGCGCTTCCGCCGTTATCGTATTCAACGTCAGCGCGCCGGTGTTCCAATCTCTGATCACGACCGAAGACCAGCGGTCCAGCCTGGCGTTGTTCGACGAGACCGGCCGGCTGATTACCCATTCCGGCAGCGACGACTTTTTTATCCGCAGCGAACAGGAGATCAAGAATCAGTTGATGTCGCAGGAAGCCGGGGCGAAGCGGGCCGGGGACGAGTTTGTCGTCTGGTCTTCTTCGCCCGACTCGAAGTGGTCGCTTGTCGAGATTACGTCCTGGAAGCAGATTACGGCCGCCAACCTGAAGCAGACCCAGGTCATTCTGACGATGGGCCTTATTACGATCGTGCTGCTGCTGCTGCTGACCGTCTTCCTGTCGCGCCAGTTCATCAAACCGGTGAGCCTGCTGCTTAGGGCCATGAGCGCTTTTTCCCTGACCCACAAAACGGCGCTGCCCCAGGATTACCGCAACGAGTTCGGCGAACTGTTCCAGGGATACGAAGACCTGACGCTGAGGATCGAGCAGCTGTATGGCCGACTGGACGAACAGCACAAAAAACGCAGGGCTTCAGAGATGAAAACGCTACAAATGATGATCAACCCGCATTTTTTGTACAATTCGCTCGATCAGGTCAACTGGATGGCGATCGAAGCGGATCAGCCGCGGATCAGCCGGATGCTGTCGCATCTGGCCCAGTTTTTCCGGCTTGCCCTGTCCAACAGCGACAGCCTGGTCACGCTCTCGGAAGAACTGGCGCATATCGAAAGCTATTTGGCGTTTCAGCAGATCCGCTGGGAAGAACGGCTGCGGTACCGATTCGAGATCGAGGAAGCCGCGACCGGACTGTACGTGCCCAAGATCCTTTTGCAGCCGTTTATCGAGAACGCGTTTATCCACGGGTTTCACGGACGGCAAGAAGCCCTGCTCGTGATTCGCGCCGAGATTCGGGAAAATCGGCTGAAGATCACGATAAAAGACGACGGAAGCGGCCTTGCGGCAGGTTGGCAGCAGCAGCGCAGCGCCAAAGGCGGTTACGGGCTGCGCAATGTGCGCGAGCGCATCGAAGCGCTGTTCGGGGAAGCGTTCGGGTTCACGCTGAACGCTTCCCCGGAAGGCGGTACGGAAGCCCTTCTGACGCTGCCGCTGCTGCCGACGAACACCTTCGATCAAACAGACAAGGGAGGCAGCGAAGATGTGGAAAATAGTAATCGTCGATGA
- a CDS encoding response regulator transcription factor → MWKIVIVDDDFQVVRGLRKVIPWEELDAEFAGEAIDGEAGLRLIEEVNPDIVLTDIYMPFMNGMQMIEELKRRNFAGRFIVLSGYNDFEYARTAIRLGVDDYLSKPITVDQIRDVLSSTIEKLEETYLKRFQSTRDASANPSENAKKTQWLASVLNGWEPDQSRESLPFPGEQGGYAVMVIEVLWSGRISRISLADWNLFKFAVSNIVGEVLAEEWPEASFSWVFGNRSALLLPAGDSQGRSGLSAQAEELGVLIANRLNEFLRIQIRYACGEAVSSREGIKASADEAMQKLLESQEFFVREEASGAVSADVGPASGDEFSLSDYSQAMKRALEAGDDDEASKLIRLFLDRRQPEGPSDLAGDQSAAAELWTLLHNSMVITGASSDKSGEEVLALRELDGVADRSRIEAWLLAQIKALKKADKPLIQEKHRKAVQFMIEYIHEHYAEDITLDKMASQLYISKNYLNQLFKKVTGETLTNYVIRVRIEKAKTLLKDGNHLIYEVSEMVGYQNVPYFSTLFKKYCGVSPSDMIKR, encoded by the coding sequence ATGTGGAAAATAGTAATCGTCGATGATGATTTTCAGGTGGTAAGAGGACTGCGCAAAGTGATCCCGTGGGAAGAATTGGACGCCGAATTCGCCGGGGAAGCGATCGACGGGGAAGCCGGCCTGAGGCTGATCGAAGAAGTCAACCCGGACATCGTTCTGACCGACATCTACATGCCGTTCATGAACGGCATGCAGATGATCGAAGAGCTCAAGCGCCGGAACTTCGCCGGCCGTTTTATCGTGCTGAGCGGCTACAACGATTTCGAATACGCGCGAACGGCTATTCGGCTCGGCGTCGACGATTATTTGAGCAAGCCGATTACGGTCGATCAAATTCGCGACGTCTTGTCCTCGACGATCGAGAAGCTGGAAGAAACGTATCTCAAACGGTTCCAAAGCACCCGTGACGCGTCGGCGAATCCGAGCGAAAACGCCAAAAAAACGCAGTGGCTGGCTTCCGTATTGAACGGCTGGGAGCCGGATCAAAGCCGCGAAAGCCTGCCTTTCCCGGGCGAGCAGGGCGGGTATGCCGTCATGGTGATCGAAGTGCTCTGGAGCGGGCGTATCAGCCGGATTTCGCTGGCGGACTGGAATCTGTTCAAGTTCGCGGTATCGAACATCGTGGGGGAAGTGCTGGCGGAAGAATGGCCGGAAGCGAGCTTCTCTTGGGTGTTCGGCAACCGCTCGGCGCTGCTGCTTCCGGCGGGCGACAGCCAGGGCCGGTCCGGGCTGTCCGCCCAAGCGGAAGAGTTGGGCGTCCTGATCGCCAACCGGTTGAACGAATTTCTCCGAATCCAAATCCGGTATGCCTGCGGCGAAGCGGTAAGCAGCCGCGAAGGGATTAAAGCTTCCGCGGACGAAGCGATGCAGAAACTGCTGGAGAGTCAGGAGTTTTTCGTGCGCGAAGAAGCTTCCGGCGCCGTCTCGGCCGACGTGGGGCCGGCAAGCGGGGACGAATTTTCGCTCAGCGATTATTCGCAGGCGATGAAGCGGGCGCTCGAAGCGGGCGATGACGACGAAGCGTCGAAGTTGATCCGCTTGTTCCTGGATCGCCGGCAGCCGGAAGGACCGAGCGATCTCGCCGGAGACCAGTCAGCCGCGGCCGAACTGTGGACGCTGCTGCACAACTCCATGGTGATTACCGGAGCGTCGTCGGACAAAAGTGGGGAAGAAGTGCTCGCCCTGCGTGAACTGGACGGGGTCGCCGACCGTTCGCGTATCGAAGCGTGGCTGCTGGCCCAGATCAAGGCGCTGAAAAAGGCGGACAAGCCGCTTATTCAGGAAAAGCACCGCAAAGCGGTCCAGTTCATGATCGAATATATCCACGAGCATTACGCGGAAGACATCACGCTGGACAAGATGGCTTCTCAGTTATATATTTCCAAAAATTATCTGAATCAACTATTCAAAAAAGTGACCGGCGAAACGCTGACCAATTACGTTATTCGCGTTCGTATCGAAAAAGCGAAAACGCTGCTCAAAGACGGGAACCATTTGATTTACGAGGTGTCGGAGATGGTTGGCTACCAGAATGTTCCCTATTTTAGCACTCTTTTCAAAAAGTATTGCGGTGTCAGTCCGAGCGATATGATCAAGCGTTAA
- a CDS encoding ABC transporter substrate-binding protein — MKKIKKKSVFVTALMSMLLVSACSSGGGEAQTSGSTQAKKGDADAITLTVAWWGSQSRHDATIKALEQYTALHPNVKFQSQFSGWDGYFDKLAVQFSANNAPDIIQMDAAYVNDYAGRDLLGDLKSINVSDMEAGTVDSGKIKDVQYAIPSGVAALGMVYDKSVVDKLGLTPPSFGWTWDDYFKFGEEAKAKLGSDKYVFVDQSADLVDYTSYQYSMGKGYIFNDQNELSIDKDTWVGYMTKMSELRDKGILTPADISATDKELDPQLDSVVNGTAVARHLFSNQVGPIDALKPGAFEFASMPKGTESGGWLKPSMFWSANAQSKHQEESLKVIDWLLNDPQAGETLGLTRGTPVNKKVVESLTPKFSEADKVSLAFLETVTPDAQPFINDPKGWGSFKNDYKTVVEKVQFKQSTPEQAYEELLKVAGQYAAEAGK, encoded by the coding sequence ATGAAAAAGATCAAGAAGAAATCCGTTTTTGTAACCGCTTTAATGTCGATGCTTTTGGTATCCGCCTGCAGCAGCGGCGGAGGGGAAGCGCAAACTTCGGGCAGTACGCAAGCCAAAAAAGGGGACGCGGACGCGATCACGTTGACCGTAGCCTGGTGGGGTTCGCAGAGCCGGCACGATGCCACGATCAAAGCTCTGGAGCAGTACACGGCGCTGCATCCGAACGTGAAGTTCCAGAGCCAGTTTTCCGGCTGGGACGGCTATTTCGATAAGCTTGCGGTCCAGTTCTCCGCCAATAACGCGCCGGACATCATTCAGATGGATGCGGCTTACGTCAACGACTACGCGGGCCGGGATCTGCTCGGCGACCTGAAGAGCATCAACGTCTCCGATATGGAAGCCGGTACGGTGGACAGCGGCAAGATCAAAGACGTGCAGTACGCCATTCCGAGCGGCGTCGCCGCGCTGGGCATGGTCTACGACAAAAGCGTCGTCGACAAGCTGGGATTGACCCCGCCGTCTTTCGGATGGACATGGGACGACTATTTCAAGTTCGGCGAAGAAGCCAAAGCGAAGCTCGGCAGCGACAAGTACGTGTTCGTGGACCAAAGCGCCGATCTGGTCGATTACACGTCCTACCAGTACAGCATGGGCAAAGGGTACATTTTCAACGACCAGAACGAACTGTCCATCGACAAAGACACATGGGTCGGATACATGACCAAAATGAGCGAACTTCGGGACAAAGGCATCCTGACTCCGGCGGATATCAGCGCGACGGACAAAGAGCTTGATCCCCAACTCGACAGCGTCGTGAACGGGACTGCCGTAGCGCGCCACCTGTTCTCCAATCAGGTCGGCCCGATCGACGCCCTGAAGCCGGGCGCGTTCGAATTCGCTTCGATGCCGAAGGGAACCGAATCCGGCGGCTGGCTGAAGCCGAGCATGTTCTGGAGCGCGAATGCGCAGTCCAAACATCAGGAAGAATCGCTCAAAGTCATCGATTGGCTGCTGAACGATCCGCAGGCCGGCGAGACGCTCGGTCTGACCCGCGGAACGCCGGTCAACAAAAAGGTCGTCGAATCGCTCACGCCGAAGTTCAGCGAAGCGGACAAAGTGTCGCTTGCGTTCCTGGAGACGGTGACGCCGGACGCGCAGCCGTTCATCAACGATCCAAAAGGCTGGGGCAGCTTCAAAAACGACTACAAAACGGTCGTGGAGAAAGTCCAGTTCAAGCAGTCGACGCCGGAGCAGGCTTATGAAGAATTGTTGAAAGTCGCAGGTCAGTACGCGGCGGAAGCCGGCAAATAA
- a CDS encoding carboxypeptidase regulatory-like domain-containing protein: protein MSSIQVRKGKSWLSGVLAAIMLLGAFPAAGQAQTGTGTQPVQGAAAVGTGTDYYIDSQTGSDQNAGVQQQKPWKSLAKANAQTFKPGDRILLKSGAAWDNQTLAPKGSGTAGRPIVIDRYGSGDKPKIRANGKHADAVLLSNQQHWEIRNLDVSNQTPPSTVPGASLGDYRGIHITGQDAGTLQYFRIKAVDVHDVSGEIAWIGGSIPTNPKPGIRFKTGWDGSKKTGGIVFDTSVANLQAPVRATVFQDVVIEDSTVKNTSFGGIIFKQYAGNGSDGSQIVPTGWGTRKDAQDPNFTPHSGIVIRNNFITQQGTPYGCNGMYLTGIRGGLVERNVVDKAGTSGIEAYYADDITIQYNEVMNTEQKAGGADSNGIDPDKGTTNILIQYNYMHGNGDGILICQFVFGDTVIRYNVLENNKRYPIYLHSDAKAVADVYNNTIYNEVSGYMVYGYGSSLKSTYRLRNNILYTTRPVRALTESPTITYDTNSYYSPDGAFGAPASDANPRLGDPMLTNPGTGGTGSQAQGPALNTLGGYQLKAESPLIERGLTIVGSQATPARDFAGRLLYNGQADPGAFEFYDDSTTTATLVGRVTDAAGKAVAGAAVADAAGGTPAITNDLGRYVIRSVPVGRTLKLRAAKSGYAQAESATFTVRAGNVVTTDLALVSNAAGGSLSGKVYDDNQAAAADVTVVLSLGDQKVAETVSGADGSYTFPAVAAGEGYTLSAEKAGFRPANASGIRVGSGERSQAPDLYLAGTEARLIHGSDFDDLQPGAAPAAPWQIRANGGTVGAVELPDRAGKSMKLTRSSNSGVTSLSQSFPKGTVKGIVTLTADVMKLDGAGSTDWFNLPYVYSSGGTASANTGVSLAFSKGQIIAYKGSESTKLMAYEPGKWYTLRLVMNTASDKYDLYVNGAAVAEQVPFRNAIEDIGSFSFSANSLNYGTVHVDNVRLYQGIPAERSDAGLADLTTDFGTLSKESDEAYRLELPHFKDTVNLTATLNSPEGAALTINGEPAVSGEPSEVAAAEGENTVPVAVTAGDGTTVRTVQVTVVRTAAALDSTLQKLEVVGTDGKALLLSPEFAYNTQEYELKVPANLNGLTIRPTAGAPLTEVRVNGTALSSGSDSAVINLSATTAPILVATASADGTDYRTYTIRVSRAAAPSAAASPAAEPAAVEPAAAEPAAVEPAAAEPAAAKPAAVEPVAVEPAAAEPAAVEPANEGE, encoded by the coding sequence ATGAGCTCTATTCAAGTTCGCAAAGGAAAATCCTGGTTATCCGGTGTGCTTGCTGCAATTATGCTGCTTGGCGCTTTTCCGGCAGCGGGACAAGCCCAGACCGGAACCGGCACGCAGCCGGTACAGGGAGCGGCGGCCGTAGGGACGGGAACGGATTATTACATCGACAGCCAGACGGGCAGCGACCAGAACGCGGGCGTGCAGCAGCAGAAGCCGTGGAAGTCTCTGGCCAAAGCGAACGCCCAGACATTCAAACCGGGCGACCGGATCCTGCTGAAATCGGGAGCGGCGTGGGACAACCAGACGCTCGCGCCCAAAGGTTCCGGCACGGCCGGACGCCCGATCGTTATCGACCGGTACGGCAGCGGCGACAAGCCGAAGATTCGCGCCAACGGCAAACATGCGGACGCGGTCCTGCTGAGCAATCAGCAGCATTGGGAGATCCGCAACCTGGACGTGTCCAACCAGACGCCGCCGTCGACTGTTCCCGGCGCGTCGCTGGGCGATTACCGCGGCATCCATATTACGGGACAGGATGCGGGCACACTGCAATATTTCCGCATCAAAGCGGTCGACGTGCACGACGTGTCCGGCGAGATCGCCTGGATCGGCGGCAGCATCCCGACCAATCCGAAGCCGGGCATCCGGTTCAAGACCGGCTGGGACGGCTCCAAGAAGACGGGCGGCATCGTCTTCGATACGAGCGTGGCGAATCTTCAGGCTCCGGTACGCGCTACCGTGTTCCAGGACGTCGTCATCGAAGATTCGACGGTGAAGAACACGTCGTTCGGCGGCATTATTTTCAAGCAGTATGCCGGTAACGGAAGCGACGGAAGCCAGATCGTCCCGACGGGTTGGGGAACCCGCAAGGACGCGCAGGATCCGAACTTCACACCGCACAGCGGCATCGTTATTCGCAACAACTTCATTACGCAGCAGGGTACTCCGTACGGCTGCAACGGCATGTATCTGACCGGAATCCGGGGGGGTCTGGTGGAACGCAATGTGGTCGACAAAGCGGGTACTTCGGGCATCGAAGCGTATTACGCCGACGACATTACGATCCAGTACAACGAAGTCATGAACACCGAGCAAAAAGCGGGCGGAGCCGATTCCAACGGCATCGATCCCGACAAAGGCACGACAAACATTTTGATCCAGTACAACTACATGCACGGTAACGGAGACGGCATCCTGATCTGCCAATTCGTGTTTGGGGACACCGTGATTCGTTACAATGTGCTGGAGAACAACAAGCGATATCCGATCTATCTGCACTCCGACGCCAAAGCGGTCGCGGACGTGTACAACAATACGATCTACAACGAAGTGAGCGGCTACATGGTCTACGGATACGGCAGCTCGCTCAAATCGACCTACCGGCTGCGCAACAATATCCTGTATACGACGCGGCCGGTTCGGGCACTGACAGAAAGCCCGACGATTACCTACGATACGAACAGTTATTATTCGCCGGACGGCGCGTTCGGCGCTCCGGCCAGCGACGCGAATCCGCGGCTCGGCGATCCGATGCTGACCAACCCGGGAACGGGCGGCACGGGCTCGCAGGCGCAGGGCCCCGCCCTGAATACGCTGGGCGGCTACCAACTCAAAGCGGAATCCCCGCTGATCGAACGCGGCCTGACGATTGTCGGCAGTCAAGCAACGCCGGCGCGGGACTTCGCGGGACGCCTGCTGTATAACGGCCAAGCCGATCCGGGCGCGTTCGAATTCTACGACGATTCGACCACGACGGCCACATTGGTCGGCCGCGTGACCGACGCAGCCGGCAAAGCGGTCGCCGGCGCCGCCGTAGCCGATGCGGCAGGCGGAACGCCTGCCATCACCAACGACCTCGGCCGTTACGTCATTCGCAGCGTGCCGGTCGGACGGACCCTCAAACTTCGGGCCGCCAAAAGCGGGTACGCGCAGGCGGAAAGCGCGACGTTTACCGTTCGTGCGGGCAACGTCGTGACTACCGATCTCGCGCTCGTCTCCAACGCCGCGGGAGGTTCGCTCTCCGGCAAAGTGTACGACGACAATCAAGCCGCCGCCGCAGACGTGACCGTCGTGCTGTCGCTTGGCGATCAAAAAGTCGCGGAAACGGTCAGCGGCGCGGACGGAAGTTACACGTTCCCGGCCGTGGCAGCGGGCGAAGGCTATACGCTGTCGGCCGAGAAAGCCGGCTTCCGCCCGGCCAACGCTTCCGGTATCCGGGTCGGTTCCGGCGAACGGAGCCAGGCTCCGGACCTGTATCTGGCCGGTACGGAAGCCCGTCTTATTCATGGAAGCGATTTTGACGATCTGCAGCCTGGCGCTGCCCCGGCCGCGCCGTGGCAGATCAGAGCCAACGGAGGCACGGTTGGAGCCGTCGAATTGCCGGATCGCGCAGGCAAGAGCATGAAGCTGACGCGTTCGAGCAACAGCGGCGTAACTTCGCTGTCCCAATCGTTCCCGAAGGGAACGGTCAAAGGCATCGTAACGCTGACCGCGGACGTCATGAAGCTGGACGGCGCAGGCAGCACCGACTGGTTCAACCTGCCGTACGTCTACAGCAGCGGCGGAACGGCAAGCGCGAATACCGGCGTATCGCTCGCTTTCTCCAAAGGTCAGATCATTGCCTACAAAGGCAGCGAGTCGACGAAGCTGATGGCTTACGAACCGGGCAAATGGTACACTCTCCGCCTCGTCATGAACACGGCGTCGGACAAGTACGATCTCTACGTGAACGGCGCGGCGGTGGCGGAGCAGGTGCCTTTCCGCAACGCGATCGAAGATATCGGCAGCTTCTCTTTTTCGGCCAACAGCCTGAATTACGGAACGGTCCATGTCGATAACGTGCGTCTGTACCAGGGGATTCCGGCCGAACGCAGCGATGCGGGACTTGCGGACCTGACGACGGATTTCGGAACGCTGTCCAAAGAATCGGATGAAGCGTACCGGCTGGAACTGCCGCATTTCAAAGACACGGTCAATCTGACCGCGACGCTGAACAGTCCGGAAGGAGCGGCGCTGACGATTAACGGGGAACCGGCCGTCAGCGGAGAACCGTCGGAAGTCGCCGCTGCCGAAGGCGAGAACACCGTTCCGGTCGCGGTGACAGCCGGAGACGGAACGACGGTACGCACCGTTCAGGTGACCGTCGTCCGCACGGCCGCCGCGCTTGATTCCACGCTGCAAAAGCTGGAAGTCGTCGGAACGGACGGCAAAGCGCTGCTGCTGTCGCCGGAGTTTGCCTACAATACGCAGGAGTACGAATTGAAAGTGCCGGCGAATCTGAACGGCCTTACAATCCGGCCGACAGCCGGAGCTCCGCTGACCGAAGTGCGCGTGAACGGCACCGCACTGAGCAGCGGGTCCGATTCGGCGGTTATCAACCTGTCGGCTACGACGGCACCGATCCTCGTGGCGACCGCTTCCGCGGACGGAACCGATTACCGGACGTACACGATCCGGGTGAGCCGGGCCGCCGCTCCTTCGGCCGCTGCATCTCCGGCGGCCGAACCAGCCGCGGTCGAACCGGCTGCTGCCGAGCCAGCCGCGGTTGAACCTGCCGCAGCTGAACCGGCCGCCGCCAAACCGGCCGCCGTCGAACCGGTCGCCGTCGAACCGGCCGCAGCCGAGCCAGCCGCAGTCGAACCTGCGAACGAAGGCGAATAA
- a CDS encoding DEAD/DEAH box helicase — translation MSESQPNNDIENQEQHGQTSDPNAVPVASDAQEQPNGPDQGQAGAGSAESAEAGTSDFAHYGLSEEILRSLDTLGYKNPTPVQQQVIPQALAGKDVTVKSQTGSGKTAAYGIPLCELLQWEESRPQALILTPTRELADQVKEDMMNIGRFKRIKAAAIYGKQPFDRQKRELMQRNHVVVGTPGRVMDHIEKDTIDLERIQYLIIDEADEMLSMGFIEQLEKIIKQLPKERVTMLFSATLPKDVESLCHRYMRSPVDIEIGSASDKRQTQIQHKLYTVGEKAKAALLHKVTVTENPDSCIIFCRTQANVDAVSAQLDRLGYPSSKIHGGMEQDDRNRVMNEFRAGQFRYLVATDVAARGIDIDRITHVINYDLPMEKESYVHRTGRTGRAGQSGTAITFVTPFEDKFLASIERYIGFELPRFEEPSAHMVAEAQAAFDRKLRDRPAAKKSRGEELNANIMKLYFNGGKKKKLRNVDFVGTIARIEGVTADDIGIISIQETVTYVDILNGKGNLVLKAMQETTIKGKQLKVQKART, via the coding sequence ATGAGCGAAAGCCAACCGAACAACGATATAGAAAATCAAGAACAACACGGCCAGACTTCCGACCCGAACGCCGTGCCTGTCGCGTCTGACGCGCAGGAACAGCCGAACGGGCCGGATCAGGGCCAAGCAGGTGCGGGTTCCGCGGAATCCGCCGAAGCGGGCACGTCCGATTTTGCACACTACGGGCTCAGCGAAGAAATTCTCCGTTCGCTCGATACGCTCGGCTACAAAAATCCGACGCCGGTCCAGCAGCAGGTCATTCCGCAGGCGCTGGCCGGCAAAGACGTAACGGTCAAATCCCAGACCGGCAGCGGCAAGACGGCGGCTTACGGCATTCCGCTGTGCGAGCTGCTGCAATGGGAAGAGAGCCGTCCGCAGGCGCTGATCCTGACGCCGACGCGCGAGCTGGCCGACCAGGTTAAGGAAGACATGATGAACATCGGTCGCTTCAAGCGGATCAAAGCGGCGGCGATCTATGGCAAGCAGCCGTTCGACCGCCAGAAGCGCGAACTGATGCAGCGCAATCACGTGGTCGTCGGCACGCCGGGACGGGTGATGGACCATATCGAGAAAGACACGATCGATCTGGAACGCATCCAATACCTGATCATCGACGAAGCGGACGAGATGCTGAGCATGGGCTTCATCGAACAGCTGGAGAAGATCATCAAGCAGCTGCCGAAGGAGCGGGTGACGATGCTGTTCTCCGCTACGCTGCCCAAAGACGTCGAGAGTCTGTGCCATCGCTACATGCGCAGCCCGGTCGATATCGAGATCGGTTCGGCTTCGGACAAGCGCCAGACGCAGATTCAGCACAAGTTGTACACGGTGGGCGAAAAAGCCAAAGCGGCGCTGCTGCACAAAGTGACCGTGACTGAAAATCCGGACAGCTGCATCATCTTCTGCCGGACGCAGGCCAACGTGGACGCGGTCTCGGCCCAACTGGATCGTCTCGGCTATCCGTCGAGCAAGATTCACGGCGGCATGGAGCAGGACGACCGCAACCGCGTGATGAACGAGTTCCGCGCCGGGCAGTTCCGCTACCTTGTCGCGACCGACGTAGCGGCGCGCGGCATCGACATCGACCGGATCACGCACGTGATCAACTACGATCTGCCGATGGAAAAAGAAAGCTACGTGCACCGCACGGGCCGTACGGGACGCGCGGGCCAGAGCGGCACGGCGATCACGTTCGTGACGCCGTTCGAAGACAAGTTTCTCGCGTCGATCGAACGGTATATCGGCTTCGAGCTGCCGCGCTTCGAAGAGCCTTCCGCGCACATGGTCGCGGAGGCGCAGGCGGCGTTCGACCGTAAACTGCGGGATCGCCCCGCGGCGAAGAAGAGCCGGGGCGAAGAGCTGAACGCGAACATCATGAAGCTCTATTTTAACGGCGGCAAAAAGAAAAAACTGCGCAACGTCGACTTCGTGGGCACGATTGCCCGTATCGAAGGCGTGACCGCGGACGATATCGGCATCATCAGCATCCAGGAGACCGTGACGTACGTCGATATCCTTAACGGCAAAGGCAATCTGGTGCTGAAAGCGATGCAGGAGACGACGATCAAAGGCAAACAGCTCAAAGTGCAAAAAGCAAGAACGTAA